The SAR202 cluster bacterium genome has a window encoding:
- a CDS encoding 4-hydroxy-tetrahydrodipicolinate reductase, producing the protein MLNLAAARMHCRGRIDYPLKERAMSPTKVVIQGVLGKMGQEVLKAVSKEPDMRPHGAVDTNAGAGTIALPSGSDSIPLSRSIADVLEGADVVVDFTNAEGAMQAVRAAAPRKVNLVVGSTGFAKADYEAVGALAKQHGVGILIAPNFTIGAVVMMHLAKIAAKHFEYADLIEFHSEMKLDSPSGTAVAIANAAVDGHGGPFKSPESHKELVKGARGGVQGGINIHAARMPGTVAHHSLVFGHTGQTLTIRHDSINRESFMPGVMLGIRQVLKTPGLTIGLDKFLGL; encoded by the coding sequence TTGCTCAATTTAGCCGCGGCACGCATGCATTGCAGGGGCCGCATAGATTACCCCCTCAAGGAGAGGGCAATGTCACCAACAAAGGTCGTAATTCAAGGCGTCCTCGGTAAGATGGGACAGGAGGTGCTCAAGGCGGTCTCGAAAGAGCCGGACATGAGGCCCCACGGTGCGGTGGACACCAACGCCGGGGCCGGCACTATAGCGCTCCCATCCGGCAGCGACTCTATCCCGTTGTCGCGGTCGATCGCAGACGTGCTTGAGGGCGCAGATGTGGTCGTCGACTTCACAAACGCTGAGGGCGCCATGCAGGCAGTCCGCGCCGCCGCGCCCCGGAAGGTCAACCTGGTTGTCGGGTCTACCGGCTTTGCAAAGGCCGACTACGAGGCCGTAGGCGCGCTTGCGAAGCAGCATGGCGTCGGCATCCTCATCGCGCCCAACTTCACCATCGGCGCAGTGGTAATGATGCACCTCGCGAAGATCGCCGCGAAGCACTTCGAGTACGCGGACCTCATAGAGTTCCACAGCGAGATGAAGCTGGACTCCCCGTCCGGCACAGCAGTCGCGATAGCCAACGCGGCGGTGGACGGCCACGGCGGCCCCTTCAAATCGCCGGAATCGCACAAGGAGCTCGTCAAGGGCGCGCGCGGCGGCGTTCAGGGCGGGATAAACATACACGCCGCCCGCATGCCCGGCACCGTGGCGCACCATTCGCTCGTTTTCGGCCACACCGGCCAGACGCTGACGATACGCCATGACTCGATCAACCGGGAGAGCTTCATGCCGGGAGTTATGCTGGGCATACGGCAGGTCCTCAAGACCCCGGGCCTGACTATCGGCCTGGACAAGTTCCTGGGACTCTAG
- a CDS encoding aspartate-semialdehyde dehydrogenase, with protein sequence MRNCRIAVVGATGAVGQVFLDIVQQRKFPASQIRLCASARSVGKKVTVNGEQIAIEVATPKLFSEVDIVFIAAGSDISKAMAPIAVEKGAVVVDKSSAFRMDPNCALVVPEVNGDDLVGHKGITSVPNCSTTPLVMVLKPLNDRLKVRRVIADTYQSVSGTGVEAIDELRTQTAQIVKGEPVTKQVYPHQIAFNLFPHIETFKENGYTTEEIKMTMESRKILHLPNLAVSATCVRVPVMVSHSESVHIDFEGRITPDEVRKILSNAPGIKVVDDPSKGVYPTPLMAEGKDEVFVGRIREDASNPNGIAMWLVSDNLRKGAALNGIQIAEELLRRDLVGRKARV encoded by the coding sequence GTGAGAAACTGTCGCATTGCAGTCGTGGGCGCAACCGGCGCCGTGGGCCAGGTCTTCCTGGATATCGTTCAGCAGCGCAAATTCCCCGCCAGCCAGATAAGGCTATGCGCGTCCGCCCGGTCCGTCGGCAAGAAGGTCACCGTCAACGGCGAGCAGATCGCCATCGAGGTGGCCACCCCCAAGCTCTTCAGCGAGGTGGACATCGTCTTCATCGCCGCCGGCAGCGACATCAGCAAAGCGATGGCGCCCATCGCAGTTGAAAAGGGCGCGGTCGTCGTCGACAAAAGCTCGGCCTTCCGCATGGACCCGAACTGCGCGCTCGTAGTTCCCGAGGTGAACGGGGACGACCTCGTCGGCCACAAGGGCATCACGAGCGTCCCCAACTGCTCCACGACGCCCCTGGTCATGGTTCTCAAGCCCCTGAACGACAGGCTCAAGGTCAGGCGCGTCATAGCGGACACTTACCAGTCCGTTTCCGGCACAGGCGTTGAGGCCATTGATGAACTCCGGACGCAGACTGCACAGATCGTGAAAGGCGAGCCTGTGACGAAACAGGTCTACCCGCACCAGATAGCCTTCAACCTCTTCCCGCACATTGAGACGTTCAAGGAGAACGGCTACACGACGGAAGAGATCAAGATGACGATGGAATCTCGCAAGATACTCCACCTGCCCAACCTGGCCGTCTCCGCCACCTGCGTGCGCGTCCCGGTCATGGTCAGCCACAGCGAGTCTGTGCACATAGACTTCGAGGGGAGGATCACCCCTGACGAAGTGCGAAAGATCCTTTCGAATGCGCCCGGCATCAAGGTCGTGGACGACCCGTCGAAGGGCGTCTACCCCACCCCGCTCATGGCGGAGGGCAAGGACGAGGTCTTCGTCGGCCGCATCCGGGAGGACGCCTCCAACCCGAACGGCATCGCCATGTGGCTGGTCTCAGACAACCTCCGCAAGGGAGCTGCCCTCAACGGCATCCAGATTGCAGAGGAGCTTCTGCGCAGGGACCTGGTAGGCCGGAAGGCGCGGGTGTAG
- the dapA gene encoding 4-hydroxy-tetrahydrodipicolinate synthase, which produces MEIGRLLTAMVTPFADNGDVDYGQARKLAKALVKSGSDGLVIGGTTGEAPAMSDEEKLRLFGEVKDAVGVTATVIAGTTDNNHRRSIELSQEAEKLGVDGLLLTVPAYNKPSQDGLYHHFKAIAAATRLPGILYNVPGRTALNMTAATTLRLAQIDNIIGIKEASSDADQIAQIIDQAPPGFKVWSGNDNETFSIMCTGGYGIVSVASNIIGLQIKGMMDCIVEGKVDQAAKEHLRMLPIFKALFWVTNPVPIKYAVNRAGFRAGPVRLPMYAPDKDFNTRFDAVMDKYKMDVMG; this is translated from the coding sequence ATGGAAATCGGCAGACTTCTCACCGCAATGGTCACCCCGTTCGCCGACAACGGCGATGTCGATTACGGCCAGGCGCGAAAACTCGCGAAGGCGCTTGTAAAGTCCGGCAGCGACGGCCTCGTCATCGGCGGCACAACCGGCGAGGCCCCGGCGATGTCCGACGAAGAGAAGCTGAGGCTATTCGGCGAGGTCAAGGACGCCGTCGGCGTCACCGCGACCGTCATCGCCGGCACGACCGACAACAACCACCGCCGCTCCATCGAGCTGTCGCAGGAAGCGGAGAAGCTCGGCGTCGACGGCCTGCTCCTGACCGTCCCCGCCTACAACAAGCCCTCCCAGGACGGCCTGTACCACCACTTCAAGGCCATCGCCGCCGCAACGCGCCTTCCGGGAATCCTGTACAACGTTCCCGGCCGCACTGCGCTCAACATGACCGCGGCTACAACCCTGAGGCTGGCGCAGATCGATAACATCATCGGCATCAAAGAGGCCTCCAGCGACGCCGACCAGATCGCCCAGATCATCGACCAGGCCCCGCCGGGGTTCAAGGTCTGGTCCGGCAACGACAACGAGACATTCTCGATCATGTGCACTGGCGGCTACGGCATCGTCAGCGTCGCCTCCAACATCATCGGCCTGCAGATCAAGGGGATGATGGACTGCATCGTCGAGGGCAAGGTGGACCAGGCCGCCAAAGAGCACCTGCGGATGCTCCCGATCTTCAAGGCGCTCTTCTGGGTCACCAACCCCGTCCCCATCAAGTACGCCGTCAACCGCGCCGGCTTCCGCGCCGGCCCCGTCCGCCTGCCCATGTACGCGCCGGACAAAGACTTCAACACCCGCTTCGACGCGGTAATGGACAAGTACAAGATGGACGTCATGGGGTAG
- a CDS encoding PIN domain-containing protein codes for MQAQVKVAFDTNVDLDVLLDRSPHSEIASQLFAYVARSEITGILSATSITTIHYVSSKNVGKSGADKLVESLIGTFEIAEVNDDVIRSALKLSFADFEDAVLHEVARNCGADAIVTRDPKGFAKGSIRAFQPQSLLVLLESGVINL; via the coding sequence ATCCAAGCACAGGTGAAAGTAGCTTTCGACACCAACGTCGATTTGGACGTCCTCCTGGACCGGTCACCGCATTCCGAAATTGCCTCGCAGTTGTTCGCGTATGTGGCCCGTTCCGAAATCACCGGCATCTTGTCGGCCACCTCGATAACGACCATACACTACGTATCTTCAAAGAACGTGGGTAAGTCCGGAGCCGACAAACTCGTCGAGTCTTTGATAGGAACGTTTGAAATCGCCGAGGTTAATGACGACGTTATCCGAAGTGCATTGAAGTTGAGTTTTGCCGATTTTGAGGATGCGGTCTTACACGAAGTAGCGCGGAATTGCGGTGCTGACGCCATCGTCACAAGAGACCCGAAGGGGTTTGCTAAAGGTTCGATTAGAGCATTTCAGCCGCAATCTCTGCTGGTGCTCCTGGAAAGCGGCGTGATCAATCTGTAG